From Leifsonia sp. fls2-241-R2A-40a, one genomic window encodes:
- a CDS encoding ATP-binding cassette domain-containing protein, whose translation MTGPAIELAGVRKAYGAQTVLDGIDLRVEAGSVFALLGPNGAGKTTLITILSTLVRPDQGSVTVAGHDLATDADGIRRAISVTGQAAAVDGVLTGEENLRMMARLSGFTAAESKRRATELIDRFDLREAARKRVATYSGGMRRRLDLALSLVATPPVIFLDEPTTGLDTRSRQTLWDIIHDLSRRGTTILLTTQYLEEADQLADRIAVLDHGVIVAEGTPDELKARVGGEVVELRDERGDLVRELPTDGSVDALRTAIDELDALGVTGGSIGIRKPSLDDAFLALTGQPTTTATATTTEIEKEAVR comes from the coding sequence ATGACCGGACCGGCGATCGAGCTGGCGGGCGTGCGCAAGGCGTACGGCGCGCAGACCGTGCTCGACGGAATCGACCTCCGCGTGGAGGCGGGGAGCGTGTTCGCGCTCCTCGGCCCCAACGGGGCGGGCAAGACCACACTCATCACCATCCTCTCCACCCTCGTGCGGCCCGACCAGGGCAGCGTCACCGTCGCCGGCCACGACCTCGCGACCGACGCGGACGGCATCCGCCGGGCGATCAGCGTGACCGGGCAGGCCGCGGCGGTCGACGGAGTGCTGACGGGGGAGGAGAACCTCCGCATGATGGCGCGGCTCTCCGGCTTCACGGCCGCCGAGTCGAAGCGGCGCGCCACGGAACTCATCGATCGGTTCGACCTCCGCGAGGCGGCGCGCAAGCGCGTCGCGACGTACTCCGGCGGGATGCGGCGGCGTCTCGACCTCGCGCTCAGCCTGGTCGCGACCCCGCCCGTGATCTTCCTGGACGAGCCGACGACGGGGCTCGACACGCGCAGCCGGCAGACCCTATGGGACATCATCCACGACCTGTCGCGCCGCGGCACCACCATCCTGCTCACCACGCAGTACCTCGAGGAGGCCGACCAGCTGGCCGACCGCATCGCGGTGCTCGACCACGGCGTGATCGTCGCGGAGGGGACGCCGGACGAGCTCAAGGCGCGGGTCGGCGGCGAGGTCGTCGAACTGCGCGACGAGCGCGGCGACCTGGTCCGCGAGCTCCCCACCGACGGCAGCGTGGATGCGCTGCGCACCGCGATCGACGAGCTCGACGCCCTCGGCGTCACCGGCGGGTCGATCGGCATCCGCAAGCCGTCGCTCGACGACGCGTTCCTGGCCCTCACCGGGCAGCCGACCACGACCGCCACCGCCACCACCACCGAGATCGAGAAGGAGGCCGTCCGATGA
- a CDS encoding TetR/AcrR family transcriptional regulator: MPEDVQEALPRAVALSWGVAENPQRGPKREMSVERIIETAIEVADSDGLAAVSMSRIAGELGFTTMSLYRYVSSKDDVLALMQDAVCEIPIPPDDELAGHAGAEGQDWRAGLRRWAMASIQVIQQHPWFPDIPISGIPLMPNNLAVLDWGLREMRDLPLTDAEKMSTALLLSSYARAVAVVERDVSRSQGADVPAAHGDAFTAALGELVTPERFPYLSPLVRSGVYADEDPDEQDDFAFGLERILDGIETYVAARRSGQPVTAFEPRPEEVPRDKAVREAAKTRREAESKLREARKNEREAIARARERAARDAR, translated from the coding sequence ATGCCCGAAGACGTTCAGGAGGCGCTTCCCCGCGCCGTCGCGCTGAGCTGGGGCGTGGCCGAGAACCCGCAGCGCGGACCGAAGCGTGAGATGAGCGTCGAGCGGATCATCGAGACCGCGATCGAGGTGGCCGACTCCGACGGGCTCGCGGCGGTGTCGATGAGCCGCATCGCCGGCGAGCTCGGGTTCACGACGATGTCGCTGTACCGCTACGTCAGCAGCAAGGACGACGTGCTCGCCCTGATGCAGGACGCGGTGTGCGAGATCCCGATCCCGCCCGACGACGAACTGGCCGGACACGCGGGCGCCGAGGGGCAGGACTGGCGGGCCGGACTCCGCCGGTGGGCGATGGCGAGCATCCAGGTGATCCAGCAGCACCCGTGGTTCCCCGACATCCCGATCAGCGGCATCCCCCTGATGCCGAACAATCTCGCGGTTCTCGACTGGGGTCTGCGCGAGATGCGGGACTTGCCGCTGACCGATGCCGAGAAGATGTCCACCGCGCTGCTGCTGTCGTCCTACGCGCGCGCCGTGGCGGTCGTCGAGCGCGACGTGAGCCGGTCGCAGGGGGCGGACGTCCCGGCCGCGCACGGCGACGCGTTCACCGCGGCCCTCGGCGAGCTGGTCACACCCGAGCGCTTCCCCTACCTCTCACCGCTCGTCCGTTCGGGTGTCTACGCGGACGAGGACCCGGACGAGCAGGACGACTTCGCGTTCGGCCTCGAACGCATCCTCGACGGGATCGAGACGTACGTCGCCGCGCGGCGGAGCGGGCAGCCGGTCACCGCGTTCGAGCCGCGGCCGGAGGAGGTCCCGCGCGACAAAGCGGTGCGCGAGGCGGCGAAGACGCGCCGGGAGGCGGAGTCGAAGCTGCGCGAGGCCCGCAAGAACGAGCGCGAGGCGATCGCCCGGGCCCGCGAGCGCGCCGCCCGCGACGCCCGCTGA
- the epsC gene encoding serine O-acetyltransferase EpsC gives MAILRAREDIRNARRHDPAARGDVEMALVYSGLHAVWAYRVAHRLWRAGFRTPARILSQFARFLTGIEIHPGARIGRRFFIDHGMGVVIGETTWVGDDVMLYHGVTLGGRGSGHGKRHPTIEDGVVVGAGAKVLGAITIGAHSVIGANAVVTRDAPPESLLVGVPARARPRSGHELIAGEDWLDPAIYI, from the coding sequence GTGGCGATCCTCCGAGCGCGCGAAGACATCCGGAACGCGCGCAGGCACGACCCGGCCGCGCGCGGCGACGTGGAGATGGCGCTCGTCTACTCCGGGTTGCACGCGGTGTGGGCCTACCGCGTCGCGCACCGGCTGTGGCGCGCGGGGTTCCGCACGCCGGCACGCATCCTGTCGCAGTTCGCCCGCTTTCTGACCGGCATCGAGATCCACCCCGGAGCCCGCATCGGGCGCCGGTTCTTCATCGATCACGGCATGGGCGTGGTCATCGGCGAGACGACGTGGGTCGGCGACGACGTCATGCTCTACCACGGCGTCACCCTGGGCGGCCGGGGGAGCGGCCACGGCAAGCGGCACCCGACGATCGAGGACGGGGTCGTCGTCGGCGCGGGCGCCAAGGTTCTCGGCGCCATCACGATCGGGGCGCACTCGGTGATCGGCGCGAACGCGGTGGTCACCCGGGATGCGCCTCCCGAGTCGCTGCTAGTCGGCGTCCCCGCTCGCGCCCGTCCCCGCTCCGGCCACGAGCTGATCGCGGGGGAGGACTGGCTCGACCCGGCCATCTACATCTGA
- the prmC gene encoding peptide chain release factor N(5)-glutamine methyltransferase yields MTPESAPPADRPETVRALRDDAVAFLTRAGVPDPEVDAELLIGHVLGVGRGRVQALMVMDSTMSSEDAARMRTLVERRAAREPLQHITGRAPFRSLELNVGPGVFVPRPETEQVAQFAIDALRAVPSPEPVAVDLGTGSGAIALALATEVPHSRVYAVENSPEAFIWARRNIDEVGAENLTPVFIDLADALPQLDGRVDVVISNPPYVPDDAIPRDPEVRLHDPHAALYGGPDGLDVVRTISRVAQRLLHPGGTLVLEHGELQGAAIRDLLTADGWRAAATHRDLTTRDRATTALR; encoded by the coding sequence ATGACCCCCGAATCCGCCCCTCCCGCCGACCGCCCCGAGACCGTCCGTGCCCTGCGCGACGACGCCGTCGCCTTCCTGACGCGCGCCGGTGTCCCCGACCCGGAGGTGGATGCGGAACTGCTGATCGGACACGTGCTCGGCGTCGGCCGCGGCCGGGTCCAGGCGCTGATGGTGATGGACTCCACGATGTCGTCGGAGGATGCGGCCCGGATGCGGACGCTGGTCGAGCGACGCGCCGCGCGTGAGCCGCTGCAGCACATCACCGGGCGGGCGCCCTTCCGTTCGCTCGAGCTGAACGTCGGGCCCGGCGTCTTCGTGCCGCGACCCGAGACCGAGCAGGTCGCCCAGTTCGCGATCGACGCGCTGCGCGCCGTCCCGTCGCCCGAACCGGTCGCGGTCGACCTGGGCACCGGCAGCGGCGCGATCGCCCTGGCTCTGGCGACCGAGGTCCCGCACTCCCGCGTCTACGCGGTCGAGAACTCCCCCGAGGCCTTCATCTGGGCGCGCCGCAACATCGACGAGGTCGGCGCAGAGAACCTGACACCCGTGTTCATCGACCTCGCGGACGCGCTGCCGCAGCTCGACGGCAGGGTGGACGTCGTCATCTCGAACCCGCCATACGTACCCGACGACGCCATCCCGCGTGACCCGGAGGTGCGCCTCCACGACCCGCACGCGGCGCTCTACGGCGGACCGGACGGGCTGGATGTGGTGCGCACGATCTCGCGCGTGGCCCAGCGCCTGCTCCACCCTGGCGGGACGCTCGTGCTCGAGCACGGCGAGCTGCAGGGCGCGGCGATCCGCGACCTCCTGACCGCCGACG
- the cysK gene encoding cysteine synthase A: MSGHIYDNVTQAVGRTPLVRLNRLTEGVGATVLAKLEFYNPAGSVKDRIGVAIVDAAEKAGALKPGGTIVEATSGNTGIALAMVGAARGYKVILAMPETMSKERRVLLRAFGAEIVLTPGPDGMRGAVETAQEIVAKTENAIWAKQFANEANPAIHRATTAEEVWADTDGGVDIFVAGVGTGGTITGVGQVLKERKPEVQVVAVEPLDSPILNGGKPGPHKIQGMGANFIPEILDTTVYDEVVDVSFEDAVNVAKRLASEEGLLAGISSGAIIWAALQLAQRPENAGKTIVAIVCDTGERYISTPLWADLLD, translated from the coding sequence ATGTCCGGTCACATCTACGACAACGTCACCCAGGCCGTGGGGCGGACGCCGCTCGTCCGGCTGAACCGTCTCACCGAGGGCGTCGGCGCGACCGTCCTCGCCAAGCTGGAGTTCTACAATCCGGCGGGAAGCGTGAAGGACCGCATCGGCGTCGCGATCGTCGACGCGGCCGAGAAGGCGGGGGCCCTCAAGCCGGGCGGCACCATCGTCGAGGCGACCAGCGGCAACACCGGCATCGCCCTCGCGATGGTCGGAGCGGCCCGCGGCTACAAGGTCATCCTCGCGATGCCCGAGACCATGAGCAAGGAGCGCCGCGTGCTGCTGCGCGCGTTCGGAGCCGAGATCGTGCTGACGCCCGGACCCGACGGGATGCGCGGAGCGGTCGAGACGGCGCAGGAGATCGTGGCGAAGACCGAGAACGCGATCTGGGCGAAGCAGTTCGCCAACGAGGCCAACCCGGCCATCCACCGCGCCACCACCGCGGAGGAGGTCTGGGCCGACACCGACGGCGGCGTCGACATCTTCGTCGCGGGCGTCGGCACCGGCGGCACGATCACCGGCGTGGGTCAGGTGCTCAAGGAGCGCAAGCCCGAGGTGCAGGTGGTCGCGGTCGAGCCGCTCGACTCGCCCATCCTGAACGGCGGCAAGCCCGGTCCGCACAAGATCCAGGGGATGGGCGCGAACTTCATCCCGGAGATCCTCGACACGACCGTCTACGACGAGGTCGTCGACGTCTCGTTCGAGGACGCCGTGAACGTGGCGAAGCGCCTGGCGAGCGAGGAGGGGCTGCTCGCCGGCATCTCGTCCGGAGCGATCATCTGGGCTGCTCTGCAGCTGGCCCAGCGGCCGGAGAATGCGGGCAAGACCATCGTGGCGATCGTGTGCGACACGGGGGAGCGCTACATCTCCACGCCCCTCTGGGCGGACCTGCTGGACTAG